Proteins found in one Exiguobacterium sp. 9-2 genomic segment:
- a CDS encoding DUF1659 domain-containing protein, which produces MTQAEEIKTSLVIVFERKDKVTANGDAIVARRRYNGLRSNLPADVVASIGQAVGSLLDGRYALTEISRDYALLKA; this is translated from the coding sequence ATGACACAAGCAGAAGAGATCAAGACGAGTCTCGTCATCGTCTTCGAGCGGAAGGACAAGGTGACAGCAAACGGTGATGCCATCGTTGCTCGCCGCCGCTATAACGGCTTACGTTCGAATCTTCCAGCAGACGTCGTCGCTTCGATCGGTCAAGCGGTCGGCAGCTTACTCGACGGACGCTACGCGCTGACGGAAATCAGCCGTGACTACGCTCTACTCAAGGCATAA
- a CDS encoding potassium channel family protein, translated as MVWLRFLRKVSFLRMRTLGYASLIFVFGVAGIMYALEPETFGSYFRAVYWTMTTVVTVGYGDFFPNSDTGRILTIFVFIFGIGIVGGLISKLVDGVQLIRNQKERGLLQVKETGHTVVFGYSRRSKHVIDSLLEHTDVVLVDDLEREPFSHPRFHYVCGDPALTSTLERAHIEKAVRAIVLADHSIPPVHADGRTLLIASSIERANPNIYTIVEMMLEEHLDSFEQVKVDEVLLGDETIARMAILASHHPGVTKVVTDLLTKDGEGMFSIPSRPEWGTYRDAYHALLEEGVTILSDGKRLDLNRRLDEAIPKNGTLIVLCSEETAQRIGAI; from the coding sequence ATGGTCTGGTTACGTTTTTTACGAAAAGTGTCGTTTTTACGCATGCGGACGCTCGGATATGCGTCACTGATCTTCGTCTTTGGTGTCGCGGGCATCATGTATGCTCTTGAGCCAGAAACGTTCGGATCCTACTTCCGGGCCGTCTACTGGACGATGACGACCGTCGTCACGGTCGGGTACGGCGACTTCTTCCCGAATTCTGATACCGGTCGGATTCTGACGATTTTCGTCTTCATCTTTGGAATCGGGATCGTCGGGGGACTGATCTCAAAACTGGTCGACGGTGTACAGTTGATTCGTAATCAAAAGGAAAGAGGGTTATTACAAGTGAAAGAAACAGGACATACCGTCGTTTTCGGTTACAGTCGGCGTTCGAAGCACGTCATCGATTCATTACTCGAACATACGGATGTCGTCCTCGTCGATGATTTAGAGCGCGAGCCATTCAGTCACCCACGATTTCATTACGTCTGTGGTGATCCGGCACTGACATCGACGCTCGAACGGGCACACATCGAAAAGGCAGTTCGCGCGATCGTCCTCGCCGATCATTCGATTCCACCGGTCCATGCTGACGGACGGACATTGTTGATTGCTTCAAGCATCGAACGGGCGAATCCGAACATTTATACAATCGTCGAAATGATGCTTGAAGAGCACCTCGACAGCTTCGAACAGGTTAAGGTTGATGAGGTGTTACTTGGTGATGAGACGATTGCCCGGATGGCGATCCTCGCGTCCCATCATCCTGGGGTGACGAAGGTCGTGACGGATTTGTTGACGAAGGACGGTGAGGGCATGTTCTCGATTCCGAGTAGACCGGAGTGGGGGACGTACCGTGACGCCTATCATGCCTTGCTAGAAGAAGGCGTCACGATCTTATCTGATGGAAAACGACTCGATTTGAACCGTCGACTCGATGAAGCGATTCCGAAAAACGGGACGTTGATCGTCTTGTGTTCGGAGGAAACCGCCCAACGAATCGGAGCGATTTAG
- a CDS encoding S8 family peptidase — protein sequence MKKQLALLTLATIVAMPTSAFAQSQYVQYDPTFTEQQKQEWLANQGLTEIRALKQKGFSLVEPLEHLEEKDIDADLIPITDVKKATDSAQFQQTYLDQSRIPAYWKYSRGKSDVRVAIIDDAIDTKHREFKDVIYKTTTISGIRKPDDHGTHVAGIVAAREDGQGIVGVASGVKLIGADVFDGDFAASIDIGDGILYAIEQGADVINLSLGQYEFDPYMEAAVKKAEAKNILVVGAAGNDGRNKVLFPGSMSQVVGVGSVGTLGRASTFSNYGKGVNIMAPGEGVYSTIVGNKYGYLDGTSMATPVVSGVLALAKSKNPFVSNTTMRSKLYAAATKKSGDTKLHYGAGRLNAGILATLPAPISKISLPATVKPNQAFTFYFDEYASAKTTTRLYKDGKVVKTFTQSNLTNGTHKFTYKLKDKGSYKLVFTTTGGRHTRTVERLLTVK from the coding sequence ATGAAAAAGCAACTTGCACTACTCACGCTAGCGACAATCGTCGCCATGCCAACGTCTGCTTTCGCGCAGTCTCAATACGTACAATATGATCCGACGTTTACAGAACAACAAAAACAAGAGTGGTTGGCGAATCAGGGGCTGACCGAGATTCGTGCCTTGAAACAAAAAGGATTCTCGCTCGTTGAGCCGCTTGAGCATCTCGAAGAAAAGGATATCGATGCCGATTTGATTCCAATCACGGACGTCAAAAAAGCAACGGATTCTGCCCAGTTCCAGCAAACGTACCTCGATCAGTCACGGATTCCGGCTTACTGGAAGTACAGCCGCGGGAAATCGGACGTTCGCGTTGCAATCATCGATGATGCAATCGATACGAAACACCGCGAGTTCAAGGACGTCATCTATAAGACGACGACGATTTCTGGAATCCGGAAACCTGACGATCACGGGACACACGTCGCCGGTATCGTCGCGGCGCGTGAAGACGGTCAAGGGATCGTCGGTGTCGCATCTGGTGTCAAACTGATCGGGGCCGATGTCTTCGATGGAGACTTTGCCGCATCGATCGACATCGGCGACGGTATTTTGTATGCAATCGAGCAGGGAGCAGATGTCATCAATCTCTCACTCGGACAATATGAGTTTGATCCGTATATGGAAGCAGCGGTCAAAAAGGCGGAAGCGAAGAACATACTCGTCGTCGGAGCAGCCGGAAACGACGGGCGCAATAAAGTACTCTTCCCAGGATCGATGAGTCAAGTCGTCGGTGTCGGGTCCGTCGGAACGCTGGGGCGTGCCTCGACGTTCTCGAACTACGGTAAAGGAGTCAACATCATGGCACCGGGGGAAGGGGTCTACTCGACAATCGTCGGCAACAAGTACGGCTACTTGGACGGAACATCGATGGCGACACCGGTCGTCAGTGGTGTGTTGGCGCTCGCGAAATCGAAGAACCCATTCGTCTCGAACACGACGATGCGCAGTAAGTTATATGCTGCAGCGACGAAAAAATCAGGTGATACGAAGTTGCATTACGGAGCAGGTCGCTTGAATGCCGGAATCTTAGCGACACTGCCGGCACCGATCTCGAAGATCTCGTTACCGGCAACGGTTAAGCCGAATCAGGCGTTTACATTCTATTTTGATGAGTATGCGAGTGCGAAGACGACGACACGTCTCTATAAGGACGGGAAGGTCGTTAAGACATTCACGCAATCGAATTTAACGAACGGTACGCATAAGTTTACGTATAAGTTGAAAGACAAGGGGTCATATAAGCTTGTCTTTACAACGACAGGTGGACGGCATACGCGGACCGTCGAACGCTTACTGACAGTCAAATAA